The DNA segment GGGGGACTGGAACCAGATCCCCCCAGCCTCCTGGTGGGGACGACGATGAGAGCGGGCGCGCACGACGCCGTCTGCGCGAGTGCGCCCGGCCCTGGCGGAGTCCAGGGTCAGGGAGGGCTCGGTCCTGGCCCTGGACTCCGCCAGCGCGGTGCTGCCGGGTCCGGGAGTGGCGTGGAGGCTCCCGGCGTTGGGGCAGGGGTGAGCCGAGGGTCCCGCACCAGCGCGAAGAGCGAGCTGCCCACCAAGCCGTGCGCGGTGTGCGGCCGCACCATCACCTGGCGCAAGAAGTGGGAGCGCGACTGGGAGGGCGTCCGCTACTGCTCCGACGCCTGTCGGCGCCGCGCCCGCTCGGGCTCGGCCTCCGACGTCGACGCCGCCCTCGAGGCGTCGCTGGAGCGCCTGCTGGACGCGCGATCGTCGTCGTCCTCGGTCTGCCCGTCCGAG comes from the Quadrisphaera setariae genome and includes:
- a CDS encoding DUF2256 and DUF3253 domain-containing protein, encoding MSRGSRTSAKSELPTKPCAVCGRTITWRKKWERDWEGVRYCSDACRRRARSGSASDVDAALEASLERLLDARSSSSSVCPSEAARAVAGERGLEGEAWRDLMEPSRAAARRLVAAGRAQITQGGAVVDPDTAKGPIRVRRPRT